The following are encoded together in the Triticum dicoccoides isolate Atlit2015 ecotype Zavitan chromosome 6B, WEW_v2.0, whole genome shotgun sequence genome:
- the LOC119324044 gene encoding uncharacterized protein LOC119324044, giving the protein MLHLRQRVLSHLLFAAPSPSASPLLSLHRLLSAAAAPRISSNPSFAVDDYLVETCGLTRAQALKASAKISHLKSPGKPDAVLAFLAGLGLSGADVAAVVARDPLILCAGVETTLSPIVVGLTGLGLSQAEIARLLSLVPDNFRRRSFVSKLEYYLPLFGSIENMVRPLKHGHFFLHSDLERVVKPNVKLLAECGLGACDIAKLFIREPRMLSAKPERVLAMVACAERLGVPRGSGMFRQALHTVSCFSEDKIAARVDYLKRTLRWSDTEVGIAVSKALILLARSNDVLQRMSDFLISEVGLEPAYIAHRPAMLTCSLEGRLRPRYHVVKFLKENGLLNHGRDYYSMVVVSEKVFVEKFICPHKQAAPHLAEDYAAACTGQVPATFRFT; this is encoded by the coding sequence ATGCTCCACCTCCGGCAGCGCGTCCTCTCCCATCTCCTCTTCGCCGCGCCCTCTCCTTCCGCCTCACCACTCctctctctccaccgcctcctctccgccgccgctgccccccgCATTTCTTCAAACCCTAGCTTCGCCGTCGACGACTACCTCGTCGAGACCTGCGGCCTCACCCGTGCCCAGGCACTCAAGGCCTCCGCCAAGATCTCCCACCTCAAGTCCCCGGGCAAGCCAGATGCCGTGCTTGCCTTCCTTGCCGGCCTCGGCCTCTCGGGCGCTGATGTCGCGGCCGTCGTCGCCAGGGACCCGCTGATCCTCTGCGCCGGCGTGGAGACAACCTTGTCCCCCATCGTCGTTGGGCTCACCGGCCTCGGCCTGTCACAAGCTGAGATTGCGCGCCTCCTCTCGCTCGTCCCTGACAACTTCCGCCGCAGATCCTTCGTCTCCAAGCTAGAGTACTACCTTCCACTCTTCGGCTCCATCGAGAACATGGTCCGGCCGCTCAAACATGGCCACTTCTTCCTCCACTCTGACCTCGAGAGGGTGGTCAAGCCAAATGTCAAGCTCCTAGCAGAGTGCGGGCTAGGTGCTTGTGATATTGCCAAGCTGTTCATCCGTGAGCCAAGGATGCTTAGCGCCAAACCAGAGCGTGTCCTGGCGATGGTTGCGTGCGCCGAACGTTTAGGTGTGCCCCGTGGCTCAGGAATGTTCAGGCAAGCGCTGCACACCGTCTCATGCTTCAGCGAGGACAAGATCGCTGCCAGAGTGGACTACTTGAAGAGGACACTTAGGTGGTCAGATACCGAGGTTGGCATTGCTGTGTCCAAGGCTCTGATTTTGCTGGCAAGATCAAATGACGTGCTGCAGCGTATGTCAGACTTCCTAATCTCTGAGGTGGGGTTGGAGCCGGCCTACATTGCTCATCGCCCCGCTATGCTCACTTGCAGCCTGGAGGGCCGGCTCAGACCCCGCTACCATGTTGTGAAATTTCTTAAGGAAAATGGATTGCTAAATCATGGCAGAGACTACTACAGTATGGTTGTGGTCAGCGAGAAGGTATTTGTGGAGAAGTTCATATGCCCTCACAAGCAAGCTGCACCACACCTTGCTGAAGACTATGCAGCTGCTTGCACAGGGCAGGTGCCTGCTACATTCAGATTTACATGA